In a single window of the Pedococcus dokdonensis genome:
- the leuC gene encoding 3-isopropylmalate dehydratase large subunit, translating into MSGTLAEKVWDAHVVRRAEGEPDLLYIDLHLIHEVTSPQAFDGLRLAGRQVRRPDLTLATEDHNVPTTPGPITDLVSKTQVDTLRRNCEEFGVRLFPMGDAEQGIVHVVGPQRGLTQPGMTIVCGDSHTSTHGAFGALAFGIGTSEVEHVLATQTLPLKPFKTMAVNVEGELQPGVTAKDITLAVIAKIGTGGGQGYVLEYRGSAIRALSMEGRMTVCNMSIEAGARAGMVAPDQTTFDYLQGREHAPTGADWDAAIADWSTLRSDDDAVFDLEVDLDATTLTPFVTWGTNPGQGLPLGESVPDPETMGDDNEKAAAQHALDYMGLTAGTPLREIRVDTVFVGSCTNGRIEDLRAAAEVVKGRKVADGVRMLVVPGSARVRLQAEEEGLDQVFTAAGAEWRLPGCSMCLGMNPDQLAPGERSASTSNRNFEGRQGKGGRTHLVSPLVAAATALRGTLSSPADLVDATSEGSH; encoded by the coding sequence GTGTCGGGAACGCTGGCCGAGAAGGTCTGGGATGCGCACGTCGTGCGGCGCGCCGAGGGCGAGCCGGACCTGCTCTACATCGACCTCCACCTGATCCACGAGGTGACCTCCCCGCAGGCCTTCGACGGGCTGCGGCTCGCGGGTCGGCAGGTGCGTCGACCCGACCTCACCCTCGCCACCGAGGACCACAACGTCCCGACCACTCCGGGTCCGATTACCGACCTGGTGAGCAAGACCCAGGTCGACACCCTCCGCCGCAACTGCGAGGAGTTCGGCGTCCGGCTCTTCCCGATGGGTGACGCCGAGCAGGGCATCGTCCACGTGGTCGGTCCGCAGCGCGGGCTGACCCAGCCCGGGATGACCATCGTCTGCGGCGACTCCCACACCTCGACGCACGGCGCCTTCGGGGCGCTGGCCTTCGGCATCGGCACGTCCGAGGTCGAGCACGTGCTGGCGACCCAGACGCTGCCGCTCAAGCCGTTCAAGACGATGGCCGTCAACGTCGAGGGCGAGCTCCAGCCGGGCGTGACCGCCAAGGACATCACCCTCGCCGTCATCGCCAAGATCGGCACCGGGGGAGGGCAGGGCTACGTCCTGGAGTACCGCGGCAGCGCGATCCGCGCCCTCTCGATGGAGGGCCGGATGACGGTGTGCAACATGTCGATCGAGGCCGGCGCCCGCGCCGGCATGGTCGCGCCCGACCAGACCACCTTCGACTACCTCCAGGGGCGCGAGCACGCGCCGACCGGCGCCGACTGGGACGCGGCCATCGCCGACTGGAGCACCTTGCGCAGCGACGACGACGCGGTCTTCGACCTCGAGGTCGACCTCGACGCGACCACGCTCACACCGTTCGTCACCTGGGGCACCAACCCCGGGCAGGGCCTGCCCCTCGGCGAGTCCGTGCCCGACCCCGAGACGATGGGCGACGACAACGAGAAGGCTGCCGCCCAGCACGCCCTCGACTACATGGGGCTGACCGCAGGCACCCCGCTGCGTGAGATCCGGGTCGACACGGTGTTCGTCGGTTCCTGCACCAACGGCCGCATCGAGGACCTGCGCGCCGCCGCCGAGGTCGTGAAGGGCCGCAAGGTCGCCGACGGGGTGCGCATGCTCGTGGTGCCCGGCTCCGCGCGCGTCCGCCTGCAGGCCGAGGAGGAGGGCCTCGACCAGGTCTTCACCGCGGCGGGTGCCGAGTGGCGGCTGCCCGGCTGCTCGATGTGCCTGGGCATGAACCCCGACCAGCTGGCCCCCGGCGAGCGCAGCGCCTCCACGTCGAACCGCAACTTCGAGGGCCGCCAGGGCAAGGGCGGTCGCACCCACCTGGTCAGCCCGCTGGTCGCCGCGGCGACCGCGCTGCGCGGCACGCTGTCGAGCCCGGCCGATCTCGTCGACGCCACCTCCGAGGGGAGCCACTGA
- the leuD gene encoding 3-isopropylmalate dehydratase small subunit, with product MDAFTTHTGVGVPLRRSNVDTDQIIPAVYLKRVTRTGFEDGLFAAWRRDDTFILNNPSYAAGSVLVAGADFGTGSSREHAVWALMDYGFRVVLSSRFADIFRGNSGKQGLLTAQVAQDDIELIWKYLENEPGASVTVDLVSRTVTAGDIVAPFEVDDYTRWRLLEGLDDISLTLRHEQDVTEFEAHRPAYKPSTTVA from the coding sequence ATGGACGCCTTCACCACCCACACCGGCGTCGGGGTGCCGCTGCGCCGCAGCAACGTCGACACCGACCAGATCATCCCCGCCGTCTACCTCAAGCGGGTCACTCGCACCGGGTTCGAGGACGGCTTGTTCGCGGCCTGGCGCAGGGACGACACGTTCATCCTCAACAACCCCTCGTATGCCGCCGGGTCGGTCCTCGTCGCCGGCGCGGACTTCGGGACGGGCTCGTCCCGCGAGCACGCGGTCTGGGCGTTGATGGACTACGGGTTCCGGGTCGTCCTGTCGTCGCGGTTCGCCGACATCTTCCGTGGCAACAGCGGCAAGCAGGGGCTGCTCACCGCGCAGGTGGCCCAGGACGACATCGAGCTGATCTGGAAGTACCTCGAGAACGAACCAGGTGCCTCGGTCACCGTCGACCTCGTCTCCCGGACGGTGACGGCCGGTGACATCGTCGCGCCGTTCGAGGTCGACGACTACACCCGTTGGCGGCTGCTCGAGGGACTCGACGACATCAGCCTGACCCTTCGCCACGAGCAGGACGTGACGGAGTTCGAAGCCCACCGACCGGCCTACAAGCCCTCCACGACGGTGGCCTGA
- a CDS encoding HU family DNA-binding protein → MNKAELIKELESRLGSRKAASDALTAVVDVIIREVAKGGSVAITGFGTFEQAARAARTGRNPRTGASVKIKKTVVPKFRAGSAFKDVVKNPRSLPKAAVAGARAAAGTATKAAAAGAKKAAPAKKAAPAKKAAPAKKAAPAKKAAPAKKAAPAKKAAPAKKATAKKTAPAKKAAPAKKAAPAKKAVVKKAAPAKKAAPAKKAAPAKKATAKKTAPAKKAAPAKKAAPAKKAATKRAAKKA, encoded by the coding sequence GTGAACAAGGCAGAACTGATCAAGGAGCTGGAGAGTCGCCTCGGCAGCCGCAAGGCCGCCAGCGATGCACTGACGGCCGTCGTGGACGTGATCATCCGCGAGGTGGCCAAGGGCGGCAGCGTCGCCATCACCGGCTTCGGAACGTTCGAGCAGGCCGCCCGCGCAGCCCGTACCGGCCGCAACCCGCGCACCGGTGCCAGCGTGAAGATCAAGAAGACCGTGGTGCCGAAGTTCCGGGCCGGCTCGGCGTTCAAGGACGTCGTGAAGAACCCGCGCTCGCTGCCCAAGGCCGCCGTCGCAGGCGCCCGGGCCGCTGCGGGCACCGCCACGAAGGCCGCTGCGGCCGGAGCGAAGAAGGCCGCGCCCGCCAAGAAGGCGGCACCGGCCAAGAAGGCCGCACCCGCCAAGAAGGCCGCACCCGCCAAGAAGGCCGCACCCGCGAAGAAGGCGGCACCCGCGAAGAAGGCCGCACCGGCCAAGAAGGCCACTGCGAAGAAGACGGCACCGGCCAAGAAGGCGGCACCCGCGAAGAAGGCCGCACCGGCCAAGAAGGCGGTCGTGAAGAAGGCGGCACCGGCCAAGAAGGCGGCACCCGCGAAGAAGGCCGCACCGGCCAAGAAGGCCACTGCGAAGAAGACGGCACCGGCCAAGAAGGCCGCTCCCGCCAAGAAGGCGGCACCGGCCAAGAAGGCCGCGACCAAGCGCGCAGCCAAGAAGGCCTGA
- the murA gene encoding UDP-N-acetylglucosamine 1-carboxyvinyltransferase gives MANILTVNGGVPLVGDLEVRGAKNLVSKAMVAALLAEAPCRLRGVPEISDVKIVSGLLELHGVKIDSTDRDGELLLDPTNVEQAHVADIDAHAGSSRVPVLLCGPLLHRLGEAFIPDLGGCRIGERPINYHLDVLRQFGADVQKRPEGLRLTAPEGLRGTRIKLPYPSVGATEQVLLTAVRAQGVTELRNAAVEPEILDLIAVLQKMGAIISVETDRVIKIEGVDRLGGYDHLAIPDRIEAGSWACAALATKGDVYVRGAQQLAMMPFLNVYRKIGGDFDIDDEGIRFWHAGKPLNSLVLETDVHPGFMTDWQQPLVVALTQTTGLSIVHETVYENRLGFTEALGEMGAHIQIYRECLGGSPCRFGRANFQHSAVISGPTPLKGAEITVPDLRGGFSYLIAALAAEGQSKVHGIELIYRGYERFSDKLDSLGADYEVG, from the coding sequence ATGGCAAACATCCTCACCGTGAACGGCGGCGTGCCCCTGGTCGGCGACCTCGAGGTCAGGGGCGCCAAGAACCTGGTGTCGAAGGCCATGGTGGCGGCCCTGCTCGCCGAGGCGCCCTGCCGGCTCCGTGGGGTGCCGGAGATCTCCGACGTGAAGATCGTCTCGGGACTTCTCGAGCTGCACGGCGTGAAGATCGACTCGACCGACCGCGACGGCGAGCTGTTGCTCGACCCGACGAATGTCGAGCAGGCGCACGTGGCCGACATCGACGCACACGCGGGCTCCTCGCGGGTGCCGGTGCTGCTGTGTGGTCCGTTGCTGCACCGCCTCGGCGAGGCGTTCATCCCCGACCTCGGGGGGTGCCGGATCGGCGAGCGCCCGATCAACTACCACCTCGACGTCCTGCGGCAGTTCGGTGCCGACGTCCAGAAGCGCCCCGAGGGGCTGCGTCTCACCGCACCCGAGGGGCTGCGCGGCACGCGGATCAAGCTGCCCTACCCGAGTGTCGGCGCCACCGAGCAGGTCCTGCTCACCGCCGTGCGCGCCCAGGGCGTCACCGAGCTGCGCAACGCCGCGGTCGAGCCCGAGATCCTCGACCTCATCGCGGTGCTCCAGAAGATGGGCGCCATCATCAGCGTCGAGACCGACCGCGTCATCAAGATCGAGGGCGTGGACCGGCTCGGCGGCTACGACCACCTCGCCATCCCCGACCGGATCGAGGCCGGGTCGTGGGCCTGTGCGGCGCTCGCGACCAAGGGTGACGTCTACGTCAGGGGTGCGCAGCAGCTCGCGATGATGCCGTTCCTCAACGTGTACCGGAAGATCGGGGGTGACTTCGACATCGACGACGAAGGCATCCGGTTCTGGCACGCCGGCAAGCCGCTGAACTCCCTCGTGCTCGAGACCGACGTGCACCCCGGTTTCATGACCGACTGGCAGCAACCGCTGGTGGTCGCCCTCACCCAGACCACCGGCCTGTCCATCGTCCACGAGACCGTCTACGAGAACCGGCTGGGCTTCACCGAGGCGCTCGGCGAGATGGGCGCCCACATCCAGATCTACCGTGAGTGCCTCGGCGGCTCACCCTGCCGGTTCGGGCGGGCCAACTTCCAGCACAGTGCCGTCATCTCCGGGCCGACCCCCCTCAAGGGCGCCGAGATCACCGTGCCCGACCTGCGCGGCGGCTTCAGCTACCTCATCGCCGCGCTCGCTGCCGAGGGGCAGTCGAAGGTGCACGGGATCGAGCTGATCTACCGCGGCTACGAGCGGTTCTCCGACAAGCTCGACTCCCTGGGTGCCGACTACGAGGTCGGCTGA
- the cofC gene encoding 2-phospho-L-lactate guanylyltransferase, which produces MTTPLDWRLVVPVKGGAGAKTRLHPPPGVAREDLALALATDCLTAVCSGMPSGRVLVVTSDERVRQVARRLGTVVVADPGAGLDAAVVAGRDHAVAGSPSTPVAVLLGDLPALEAGDLTSALGAAAAYPLAVVPDASGTGTVLLTARHGADLVPAFGDGSAARHEAAGHHRLELDLPRLRTDVDDDRALREARGLGVGPATAGVLAGSPDTLPPMQASVHTFDESTGAGSALLDDGREVHFSAAVFATSALRHLRVGQRLSVDLGTGTDIDRMWIVGIGDDQTIG; this is translated from the coding sequence ATGACCACCCCCCTGGACTGGCGGCTCGTCGTCCCCGTCAAGGGGGGCGCGGGTGCGAAGACGCGCCTGCACCCGCCGCCCGGGGTCGCGCGCGAAGACCTGGCCCTCGCCCTGGCGACCGACTGCCTCACCGCCGTCTGCTCTGGTATGCCGTCGGGCCGGGTGCTCGTCGTGACCTCCGACGAGCGGGTGCGGCAGGTCGCCCGAAGGCTCGGCACGGTCGTCGTGGCGGACCCCGGCGCCGGTCTCGACGCTGCTGTGGTGGCAGGGCGCGACCACGCCGTCGCCGGCTCACCGAGCACGCCGGTCGCGGTCCTGCTCGGCGACCTGCCGGCACTCGAGGCAGGTGACCTGACCTCGGCCCTCGGGGCCGCGGCGGCATACCCGCTGGCTGTCGTGCCCGACGCCTCCGGCACGGGCACGGTGCTCCTCACGGCCCGCCACGGGGCGGACCTGGTCCCGGCGTTCGGGGACGGCTCCGCGGCCCGTCACGAGGCTGCCGGCCACCACCGGCTCGAGCTCGACCTGCCCCGACTGCGCACGGACGTCGACGACGACCGGGCCCTGCGGGAGGCGCGTGGCCTCGGGGTCGGGCCGGCGACCGCGGGCGTGCTGGCTGGGTCCCCGGATACGCTGCCGCCCATGCAGGCCAGCGTGCACACCTTCGACGAGTCCACCGGCGCCGGCTCGGCGCTGCTCGACGACGGCCGCGAGGTGCACTTCAGTGCGGCCGTGTTCGCGACCAGCGCGCTGCGGCACCTGCGCGTCGGACAGCGGCTCAGCGTCGACCTCGGCACCGGCACCGACATCGACCGGATGTGGATCGTGGGGATCGGCGACGACCAGACGATCGGCTGA
- a CDS encoding lysophospholipid acyltransferase family protein, which produces MSARGARALPFAYRFAVAILRPVLMVLTKRDWRGAHHLPAQGGFVAAPNHLSYVDPLSFAHFLVDNGHPPFFLGKEGVFRIPVVGAILRGAEQIPVYRNTGQAADAFRAAVAAVESGKCVAVYPEGTLTRDPDIWPMVGKTGAARIALATRCPVIPVAQWGPQDMLAPYAKRLRIFPRKTMHITAGPPVDLSDLYDQPVTGALLRQATDRIMAAITTELETIRGAQAPAERFDSRKHGLPETGKFRRTQGDGA; this is translated from the coding sequence GTGAGCGCCCGCGGCGCACGAGCTCTGCCCTTCGCCTACCGGTTCGCGGTGGCGATCCTGCGTCCCGTGCTCATGGTGCTGACCAAGCGTGACTGGCGGGGAGCGCACCACCTGCCCGCCCAGGGCGGTTTCGTGGCCGCGCCGAACCACCTGTCCTACGTCGACCCCCTGTCGTTCGCGCACTTCCTCGTCGACAACGGCCACCCGCCCTTCTTCCTCGGCAAGGAGGGCGTCTTCCGCATCCCCGTCGTGGGCGCGATCCTGCGCGGCGCCGAGCAGATCCCCGTCTACCGCAACACCGGACAGGCCGCCGACGCCTTCCGGGCCGCCGTCGCGGCGGTCGAGAGCGGCAAGTGCGTCGCGGTCTACCCCGAGGGCACGCTCACCCGCGACCCCGACATCTGGCCGATGGTCGGCAAGACCGGGGCCGCTCGCATCGCCCTCGCCACCCGGTGCCCCGTCATCCCCGTGGCCCAGTGGGGCCCCCAGGATATGCTCGCCCCCTATGCCAAGCGGCTGCGGATCTTCCCCCGCAAGACCATGCACATCACCGCCGGCCCACCGGTCGACCTCAGCGACCTCTACGACCAACCGGTCACCGGTGCCCTCCTGCGCCAGGCGACCGACCGCATCATGGCAGCCATCACCACCGAGCTCGAGACGATCCGTGGCGCCCAGGCCCCGGCCGAGCGGTTCGACTCGCGCAAGCACGGCCTGCCCGAGACCGGCAAGTTCCGCCGCACCCAAGGAGATGGCGCATGA
- a CDS encoding NAD(P)H-dependent glycerol-3-phosphate dehydrogenase, whose amino-acid sequence MTTAAVFGTGSWGTAYAAVLADGGTTVRMWGRRQAVVDQINAGSNEDYLPGIPLPAGITATTDPAEATDGADIVVLAVPSQTLRANLADWGGALPGDAAIVSLMKGVELGTTKRMSEVIAEAGGVEPGRIVVVSGPNLAKEIALKQPAASVVACVDETIAGRVAEASNPPYFRPYTTTDVVGAELSGAVKNVIALAVGMAEGLGMGDNSKASIITRGLAETSRLGMALGADPVTFSGLAGVGDLIATCMSPLSRNRTFGLNLGRGMSVEEVVAVTKQTAEGVKSCESILQLAHDHGVEVPIIEQVAAVVHDGRRAEDVVGALMGRALKNEAH is encoded by the coding sequence ATGACGACCGCTGCGGTGTTCGGGACGGGCAGCTGGGGCACCGCGTATGCCGCGGTGCTGGCCGACGGCGGCACGACGGTCCGCATGTGGGGGCGCCGCCAGGCGGTGGTCGACCAGATCAACGCGGGGAGCAACGAGGACTACCTGCCGGGCATACCCCTGCCGGCCGGGATCACCGCCACCACCGACCCCGCCGAGGCCACCGACGGCGCCGACATCGTCGTGCTCGCCGTGCCGTCGCAGACCCTGCGCGCCAACCTCGCGGACTGGGGTGGGGCGCTGCCCGGTGACGCGGCGATCGTGTCGCTGATGAAGGGCGTCGAGCTCGGCACCACCAAGCGGATGAGCGAGGTGATCGCGGAGGCCGGCGGCGTGGAACCCGGTCGCATCGTCGTCGTGTCCGGCCCCAACCTGGCCAAGGAGATCGCGCTCAAGCAGCCCGCTGCGAGCGTGGTCGCCTGCGTCGACGAGACGATCGCGGGCAGGGTCGCCGAGGCGTCCAACCCGCCCTACTTCCGGCCCTACACGACCACCGACGTCGTCGGCGCCGAGCTCAGCGGTGCCGTCAAGAACGTCATCGCGCTCGCCGTCGGCATGGCCGAGGGCCTGGGCATGGGCGACAACTCCAAGGCCTCGATCATCACCCGCGGCCTGGCCGAGACCTCGCGGCTCGGGATGGCGCTCGGCGCCGACCCGGTGACGTTCTCGGGGCTGGCCGGCGTGGGCGACCTCATCGCGACCTGCATGTCACCGTTGTCGCGCAACCGCACCTTCGGGTTGAACCTCGGGCGCGGCATGAGTGTCGAGGAGGTGGTCGCGGTGACCAAGCAGACCGCCGAGGGCGTGAAGTCCTGCGAGTCGATCCTGCAGCTCGCCCACGACCACGGCGTCGAGGTGCCGATCATCGAGCAGGTGGCCGCGGTCGTGCACGATGGCCGTCGCGCCGAGGACGTCGTCGGAGCCCTGATGGGCCGGGCCCTGAAGAACGAAGCCCACTAG
- a CDS encoding trans-sulfuration enzyme family protein — translation MSHEHLSPASRVVALGRQPRVPGANVNAPLEFTSTYVADGPVNYARGGNPTWSAFEEALGALEGGDALVFASGMAAVSAALTLVPHGGAVVVPSHAYNGTTALLDQLATSGAAVVRRVDPTDQEQVRDALQGAAMLWVESPTNPMLEVSDIRALAAMARETGALTVCDNTFATPLVQRPLEDGADVVLHSVTKYLSGHSDVILGALVTPSTDAGKELAARLATARLLHGGIAGPMETWLALRGLRTLHVRLERATANARELAERLAGHAHVDTTRYPGFGAIIAIEVPGGGAGAERVAAATDLWTHSTSLGGVESQIERRRRHPAEPATVPDNLLRLSVGIEDVEDLWRDLDQALRP, via the coding sequence GTGAGCCACGAGCACCTGTCCCCCGCCTCCCGTGTCGTCGCCCTGGGCCGCCAGCCCCGTGTCCCGGGGGCCAACGTCAACGCGCCCCTCGAGTTCACCTCGACCTATGTCGCGGACGGCCCGGTCAACTACGCGCGCGGCGGCAACCCCACGTGGTCGGCCTTCGAAGAGGCCCTCGGCGCCCTGGAGGGTGGCGACGCCCTGGTCTTCGCCTCGGGCATGGCCGCCGTGTCGGCTGCCCTCACCCTGGTGCCCCACGGGGGCGCGGTCGTGGTCCCGTCGCACGCCTACAACGGCACGACCGCTCTCCTCGACCAGCTCGCCACCAGCGGTGCCGCGGTGGTGCGCCGGGTCGACCCGACCGACCAGGAGCAGGTCCGCGACGCGCTGCAGGGCGCCGCGATGCTCTGGGTCGAGTCGCCGACCAACCCCATGCTCGAGGTGTCCGACATCCGTGCGCTGGCCGCGATGGCCCGCGAGACCGGCGCGCTGACCGTCTGCGACAACACCTTCGCCACTCCCCTGGTCCAGCGACCCCTGGAGGACGGCGCCGACGTGGTGCTCCACTCGGTGACCAAGTACCTGTCCGGTCACTCCGACGTCATCCTGGGCGCCCTGGTCACTCCCTCGACCGACGCCGGCAAGGAGCTCGCCGCCCGGCTCGCCACGGCCCGCCTGCTGCACGGCGGCATCGCCGGACCGATGGAGACCTGGCTGGCACTGCGCGGTCTGCGCACCCTCCACGTGCGCCTCGAGCGCGCCACCGCCAACGCCCGCGAGCTGGCCGAGCGCCTCGCCGGCCACGCCCACGTCGACACCACCCGGTACCCGGGCTTCGGCGCGATCATCGCGATCGAGGTCCCCGGCGGCGGGGCCGGTGCCGAGCGCGTCGCCGCGGCCACCGACCTCTGGACCCATTCGACCAGCCTCGGTGGCGTCGAGTCCCAGATCGAGCGCCGTCGCCGCCACCCCGCCGAGCCCGCCACCGTGCCCGACAACCTCCTGCGGCTCTCGGTCGGCATCGAGGACGTCGAGGACCTCTGGCGCGACCTCGACCAGGCGCTGCGCCCCTAG
- a CDS encoding D-alanine--D-alanine ligase family protein, which yields MTADQPAPAKPRVAIVFGGRSSEHAVSCATAAGVMRAIDRDAYDVIPIGISRDGHWVLSDGDPRALELTADRTPEVAASGAAVVVPLATTDRTLTTLEPQEIPSSLGEVDVVFPLLHGPFGEDGTIQGMFEMADIRYVGSGVFASAAGMDKHYMKVLFAGAGLPVGPYVVIPDSQWQRDKAAAMDAVGALDYPVFVKPARAGSSMGISRVSSPEALEGAIELAREHDRKVIVEQGIVGREIECAVLQGRGTDAPRVSHVGEIEVTAEGGHEFYDFEAKYLDDGAVLSCPANVPESVSEEVQRLAAAAFEALGCEGLARVDCFYTDTGDVIINEINTMPGFTPHSMYPQMWEATGLSYPELIDELIQLALTRPVGLR from the coding sequence ATGACTGCTGACCAGCCCGCACCTGCCAAGCCCCGCGTCGCCATCGTCTTCGGAGGACGCTCGTCGGAGCACGCCGTGTCGTGCGCGACGGCGGCCGGCGTGATGCGCGCGATCGACCGTGACGCCTACGACGTCATCCCGATCGGGATCTCACGGGACGGGCACTGGGTGCTGTCCGACGGTGACCCGCGCGCGCTGGAGCTGACCGCGGACCGCACTCCTGAGGTGGCGGCTTCGGGGGCGGCCGTCGTCGTGCCGCTGGCGACCACCGACCGCACGCTGACCACGCTGGAGCCGCAGGAGATCCCGTCGTCGCTGGGCGAGGTCGACGTCGTGTTCCCGTTGCTGCACGGGCCTTTCGGTGAGGACGGCACGATCCAGGGCATGTTCGAGATGGCCGACATCCGGTACGTCGGCTCGGGTGTCTTCGCGTCCGCGGCGGGGATGGACAAGCACTACATGAAGGTCCTGTTCGCGGGTGCCGGCCTTCCCGTCGGCCCGTATGTCGTCATCCCCGACTCCCAGTGGCAGCGCGACAAGGCCGCCGCGATGGATGCGGTGGGGGCGCTCGACTACCCGGTGTTCGTGAAGCCGGCGCGCGCCGGCTCGAGCATGGGCATCTCGCGGGTGTCCTCGCCGGAGGCGCTGGAGGGGGCCATCGAGCTCGCCCGTGAGCACGACCGCAAGGTCATCGTCGAGCAGGGGATCGTCGGCCGTGAGATCGAGTGCGCCGTGCTGCAAGGGCGCGGCACCGATGCCCCACGGGTGTCCCACGTCGGTGAGATCGAGGTGACGGCCGAGGGTGGTCACGAGTTCTACGACTTCGAGGCCAAGTACCTCGACGACGGGGCGGTGCTGTCCTGCCCGGCCAACGTGCCCGAGTCGGTGTCTGAGGAGGTGCAGCGGCTGGCTGCGGCGGCGTTCGAGGCGCTCGGGTGTGAAGGACTTGCGCGGGTCGACTGCTTCTACACGGACACCGGCGACGTCATCATCAACGAGATCAACACGATGCCGGGCTTCACGCCGCACTCGATGTATCCCCAGATGTGGGAGGCGACCGGGCTCTCCTACCCGGAGCTGATCGACGAGCTCATCCAGCTCGCCCTGACCCGCCCCGTCGGCCTGCGCTGA